Proteins found in one Quercus robur chromosome 2, dhQueRobu3.1, whole genome shotgun sequence genomic segment:
- the LOC126713397 gene encoding dirigent protein 5-like gives MGELVVKSCFILFFFFVICQSSLASKKPLRQPCKRLELYYHDILFDGTDLANATSAKVANQTTLGNFKFGMLVVFDDPVTLDSHLLSPPVARAQGFYFYDKKNDYNAWFAFTLVFNSTQYKGTLNIMGADLMAADTRDLSVVGGTGDFFLTKGIATIQTDVFQGANYFRLKMDIKLYECY, from the coding sequence ATGGGAGAGCTAGTAGTGAAATCTTGCttcattctcttcttcttctttgttataTGCCAATCTTCGTTGGCATCCAAAAAACCATTGAGACAACCATGTAAGCGTCTTGAGCTTTACTACCATGATATTCTCTTTGATGGCACGGATTTGGCTAATGCAACATCCGCTAAAGTTGCAAATCAGACTACTCTTGGCAACTTCAAATTTGGCATGCTGGTTGTCTTTGATGATCCTGTTACTTTGGACAGCCACCTTCTTTCTCCTCCAGTTGCAAGAGCTCAAGGATTCTATTTCTATGACAAGAAGAACGATTACAATGCATGGTTTGCCTTCACATTGGTCTTCAACTCGACCCAATATAAAGGTACACTGAACATTATGGGTGCAGATTTAATGGCAGCTGACACAAGAGACCTCTCAGTTGTTGGTGGCACTGGAGACTTTTTCTTGACAAAAGGGATTGCAACAATTCAGACTGACGTTTTTCAGGGAGCCAACTACTTTCGCCTGAAGATGGATATTAAGTTATACGAATGTTATTAG